The Prevotella sp. E9-3 genome has a window encoding:
- a CDS encoding iron ABC transporter permease — protein MRNNALLVLLSVAIILLFVLSLLTGSIHIPADQVVNILMGGAENVKPSWRYIVLESRLPQAITAMLCGGALSVSGLMLQTAFRNPLADPSIFGISSGAGLGVALVMLLLGGSFGTASFDLSGYIAIILAAFIGAMTVMTIIFFFSTIVKNDVLLLIIGIMIGYLSSSAISLLQFFATDEGVKSYMVWGMGSFGGVSMSNIPIFAFATILGIICSLLLIKPLNALMLGNQYAKNLGVSIRSVRNRLLVITGLLTAITTAFCGPISFIGLAVPHIARLMLRTDNHRILMPATILCGSLVALICNLICFLPGENGVIPLGAVTPLIGAPVIIYVIVKSKHS, from the coding sequence ATGCGCAATAACGCCCTTCTGGTTTTACTGTCAGTAGCGATCATCCTACTGTTTGTGCTGTCGCTACTGACAGGTTCCATTCACATCCCCGCCGATCAGGTAGTCAACATCCTGATGGGCGGGGCTGAGAATGTAAAACCATCATGGCGTTATATTGTATTGGAGAGCCGACTGCCACAAGCCATTACCGCTATGCTCTGCGGTGGAGCACTGTCGGTGAGCGGACTGATGCTGCAAACGGCCTTCCGCAATCCGCTGGCCGATCCCAGTATTTTTGGTATCTCAAGCGGTGCCGGACTGGGCGTTGCTCTGGTCATGCTCCTTTTAGGAGGATCGTTTGGAACAGCATCATTCGATTTGAGTGGTTACATCGCCATCATTTTGGCCGCTTTCATCGGTGCCATGACGGTGATGACCATTATCTTTTTCTTTTCCACTATCGTCAAGAACGATGTGTTGCTGCTCATCATCGGCATCATGATTGGCTACCTTTCCTCTTCAGCCATCTCACTGCTACAGTTCTTTGCCACCGATGAAGGCGTAAAATCATATATGGTATGGGGAATGGGATCGTTTGGTGGAGTATCCATGAGCAACATCCCTATATTTGCCTTTGCAACCATATTGGGTATCATCTGTTCCCTGCTGCTCATCAAACCGCTCAATGCCCTGATGTTGGGCAATCAATATGCAAAGAACTTAGGTGTAAGTATCCGTAGCGTGCGAAACAGACTGCTCGTCATCACTGGTTTGCTGACAGCCATCACCACAGCTTTCTGCGGTCCTATCTCATTCATCGGACTGGCTGTGCCTCACATAGCCCGACTGATGCTACGCACCGACAACCATCGCATTCTGATGCCGGCCACTATACTGTGCGGATCGCTTGTTGCCCTGATATGCAACCTTATTTGCTTCCTTCCGGGCGAGAATGGTGTGATTCCGCTGGGTGCCGTCACTCCGCTGATAGGAGCCCCTGTCATCATCTACGTAATAGTGAAAAGCAAACACTCCTGA
- a CDS encoding lipopolysaccharide biosynthesis protein has translation MSKLSSLAKDTAIYGLSSIIGRFLNYLLVPLYTAKLSAASGGYGVITNMYAYTALVMVLLTFGMETTYFRFTNKTHEDSMRVYSTTLISVGMVSLAFVALIFLFISPLSELMGYADHPQYVWVMAVTVAIDAFLCIPFAYLRQQKKAIKFASLKLFNIFVSIFLNIIYFAWMDGKDVGYAFYINLFCSAMLLVCMFKELTGFRWVLDRGVLSRMLNYSWPILILGIAGILNQTADKMLFPYIYKNADMQMQLGIYGACVKIAMIMAMITQAFRYAYEPIVFASVKDKDQHEMYAKAMKYFIIFTLLAFLLVMAYIDILKFVIGSDYWEGLRVVPIVMAAEIMMGIYFNLSFWYKVIDKTIWGAIFSGIGCAVLLAVNILFVPRYGYMACAWGGFAGYGVAMITSYFVGQKYYPINYPLKDISFYILLAAISYFAMDYVHDHFAIWLSLSVNTLVVLLFLAIIIRKDFPLGSLPVVGKYFRKK, from the coding sequence ATGTCAAAACTTTCTTCTTTAGCTAAAGACACGGCCATTTACGGATTATCGAGCATCATAGGCAGATTCCTCAACTATCTGCTGGTGCCACTTTACACGGCAAAACTGTCGGCGGCTTCCGGAGGTTATGGTGTCATCACCAATATGTATGCCTATACGGCATTGGTCATGGTGCTGCTCACCTTCGGTATGGAAACCACCTATTTCCGTTTTACGAACAAAACCCACGAAGACTCCATGCGCGTCTATTCCACCACTTTGATTAGTGTGGGTATGGTGTCGCTGGCGTTTGTGGCATTGATATTTTTATTTATAAGTCCCCTCAGCGAACTGATGGGCTATGCCGACCATCCTCAGTATGTTTGGGTGATGGCAGTCACAGTAGCTATTGATGCTTTTCTCTGTATTCCCTTTGCCTATCTGCGCCAACAGAAGAAAGCCATCAAGTTTGCCAGTCTGAAACTGTTTAACATCTTTGTAAGCATCTTCCTGAACATCATTTACTTTGCCTGGATGGACGGTAAGGACGTAGGCTACGCCTTCTATATCAACCTGTTCTGTTCGGCCATGCTGTTGGTGTGCATGTTCAAGGAGCTGACAGGTTTCCGTTGGGTACTCGACCGCGGTGTATTGAGTCGTATGCTCAACTATTCGTGGCCGATTCTCATCTTAGGTATTGCAGGCATTCTGAACCAGACAGCCGACAAGATGTTGTTTCCTTATATCTATAAGAATGCCGATATGCAGATGCAACTGGGCATCTATGGTGCCTGTGTGAAGATAGCCATGATTATGGCCATGATCACCCAGGCGTTCCGCTATGCCTACGAGCCCATTGTTTTTGCCAGTGTAAAAGACAAGGACCAGCATGAGATGTATGCCAAGGCCATGAAATACTTCATCATTTTCACCCTGCTGGCGTTTCTGCTGGTGATGGCCTATATCGACATTCTGAAATTCGTCATCGGCAGCGACTACTGGGAGGGCCTGCGTGTGGTTCCTATTGTGATGGCAGCCGAGATTATGATGGGCATTTACTTCAACCTCTCGTTCTGGTATAAAGTGATCGACAAGACCATCTGGGGAGCCATCTTCTCGGGCATCGGTTGTGCCGTACTGTTGGCCGTGAACATTCTCTTTGTGCCGCGCTATGGTTATATGGCCTGTGCATGGGGAGGTTTTGCCGGATATGGTGTAGCAATGATCACTTCCTATTTCGTGGGACAGAAATACTACCCTATCAACTACCCGTTGAAGGATATCTCTTTCTATATCTTGCTGGCAGCCATCAGCTATTTTGCCATGGACTATGTTCATGATCATTTCGCAATCTGGCTGTCGCTGAGTGTCAACACGCTGGTGGTTCTTCTCTTCCTTGCCATCATCATCCGCAAGGATTTCCCGTTGGGCTCGCTGCCTGTAGTAGGAAAATATTTCAGGAAGAAATAG
- a CDS encoding family 43 glycosylhydrolase, whose protein sequence is MIKHYLLSLLALTSISVAAQKNPILPEMHADPDVIAANGRYYIYSTTDGAPGWGGYYFTCYSSKNLKNWRYEGIILDLKKDTKWARGNAWAPAIEQKNGKFYFYYSGDQGERKAIGVAVSDSPTGPFVDFGRPIVDKLPDGVRGGQQIDVDVFTDEDGQSYLYWGNGYMAGAKLNDDMTSIDESTITVMTPKGGTLKDYAYREAPYVFKRKGIYYFLWSVDDTGSPNYHVAYGTAKSPLGPIEVAKEPVILQQRPDQKIYGTAHNSVLQVPGKDKWYVVYHRINPAYMDRKDGPGFHREVCIDPMEFEKDGRIKPVTPTN, encoded by the coding sequence ATGATCAAGCATTATTTACTATCGCTGCTGGCACTGACAAGCATCAGTGTGGCTGCACAGAAGAATCCCATCCTGCCCGAAATGCATGCCGATCCCGATGTGATTGCTGCCAACGGCCGTTACTACATCTATTCTACCACCGACGGCGCTCCTGGCTGGGGTGGTTATTATTTCACCTGCTATTCGTCAAAGAATCTGAAGAACTGGCGCTATGAAGGTATTATCCTCGATTTGAAGAAAGATACCAAATGGGCGCGCGGCAATGCCTGGGCTCCTGCTATCGAGCAGAAGAACGGTAAGTTCTATTTCTATTATAGTGGCGACCAAGGCGAGCGCAAGGCTATTGGCGTAGCCGTGAGCGACAGCCCTACCGGACCATTTGTCGATTTCGGTCGTCCCATTGTCGATAAACTGCCCGACGGTGTGCGTGGCGGTCAGCAGATTGATGTTGATGTGTTCACCGATGAAGACGGACAAAGCTATCTCTATTGGGGCAATGGCTATATGGCCGGTGCCAAACTGAACGATGATATGACCTCTATCGATGAGTCAACCATCACGGTGATGACTCCAAAAGGCGGCACTCTGAAAGACTATGCCTATCGTGAGGCCCCCTATGTGTTCAAGCGTAAGGGTATCTACTATTTCCTGTGGAGTGTCGATGATACTGGTTCGCCCAACTATCATGTGGCTTATGGTACAGCAAAATCGCCACTCGGTCCTATCGAAGTGGCTAAGGAGCCCGTCATTCTTCAGCAGCGTCCTGATCAGAAAATCTATGGCACAGCCCACAATTCTGTGCTTCAGGTTCCCGGCAAGGACAAGTGGTATGTCGTTTACCACCGTATCAATCCCGCCTATATGGATCGGAAGGATGGCCCTGGTTTCCATCGCGAGGTTTGTATCGACCCTATGGAGTTCGAGAAAGATGGTCGTATCAAGCCTGTAACGCCCACCAACTGA
- a CDS encoding nucleoside recognition domain-containing protein, which yields MVLNYIWIAFFIIAFVVALVKLIFWGDFDVFPAMMDSTFASSKTAFEISLGLTGVLSLWLGIMKIGEKGGLVNALSKLLSPIFVKLFPDIPKGHPVTGSIFMNIAANMLGLDNAATPLGLKAMDQLQELNTKKDTATNPMIMFLVLNTSGLTLIPVSIMVYRAQMGAAQPTDIFIPILLATFFSTLTGIIVTSLYQRINLLNRTLLLTLGGACALVAGIIWGFGQLDSLMMNRVSTSVANILLMTIIVGFIVAGMRKKVNVYDAFIEGAKDGFTTAVRIIPYLVAILVGIGVFRASGAMTMLIDGISSLVDACGLDNQFVGALPTALMKPLSGGGARGMMVDAMTTYGADSFVGRLSCIFQGSTDTTFYILAVYFGSVGIRYTRHAVACGLLADLAGIIAAIIICYMFFA from the coding sequence ATGGTATTAAATTACATTTGGATTGCATTTTTCATCATTGCTTTTGTTGTGGCTTTGGTGAAACTGATTTTTTGGGGCGATTTCGATGTCTTCCCCGCCATGATGGATTCAACATTCGCATCGTCAAAGACCGCTTTTGAAATATCATTGGGACTAACCGGTGTACTCTCACTATGGTTAGGCATCATGAAGATAGGCGAGAAAGGCGGACTGGTCAATGCCTTGTCGAAATTGCTCAGTCCCATCTTCGTAAAACTCTTTCCCGACATTCCTAAAGGTCATCCCGTGACAGGCAGTATCTTCATGAATATTGCTGCCAATATGCTGGGATTGGACAATGCTGCCACACCTTTAGGACTGAAAGCCATGGACCAGTTGCAAGAACTGAACACGAAGAAAGACACGGCCACCAATCCCATGATTATGTTCCTGGTATTGAACACCAGCGGACTGACCCTCATTCCGGTTTCAATCATGGTGTATCGCGCACAGATGGGAGCCGCCCAACCTACTGATATTTTCATTCCCATCCTGCTGGCCACCTTCTTCTCTACCCTGACAGGTATCATCGTCACTTCACTCTATCAGCGCATTAACCTGCTGAACCGCACACTGCTGCTCACGCTGGGTGGTGCCTGTGCTTTGGTGGCAGGCATTATATGGGGATTCGGTCAGCTCGACTCACTGATGATGAACCGTGTGAGCACATCGGTAGCCAACATCCTGCTGATGACGATTATTGTAGGATTCATCGTGGCCGGCATGCGCAAGAAAGTGAATGTTTACGATGCTTTCATTGAAGGAGCAAAAGATGGTTTTACCACTGCAGTACGAATCATTCCCTATCTGGTGGCCATTCTCGTTGGAATTGGCGTTTTCCGTGCTTCGGGAGCGATGACGATGCTGATTGATGGCATTTCTTCGCTGGTAGATGCTTGCGGACTCGACAACCAGTTTGTGGGTGCCCTGCCTACAGCGCTGATGAAGCCATTGAGCGGCGGCGGTGCACGTGGCATGATGGTCGATGCGATGACCACCTATGGAGCCGATTCGTTTGTAGGCCGACTGAGTTGTATTTTCCAAGGCAGTACCGACACCACTTTCTATATACTGGCTGTCTATTTTGGTTCGGTAGGCATACGCTATACGCGCCATGCCGTAGCCTGCGGTTTGCTGGCCGACCTAGCGGGTATCATTGCCGCCATCATTATCTGTTATATGTTCTTCGCTTAA
- a CDS encoding DUF2851 family protein — protein sequence MEQLLHYVWKHKMWPLAPLSTTDGRSIEVIDVGLYNRRNAGPDFFNAKVKINGTLWVGNVEIHDRASDWYLHGHDHDSAYNNVILHVVGVADRDVQNSRGEYLPQMILEVPAHVHDNYAQLLHSDHYPPCYQLIPSLTSLTVHAWMAALQTERLEQKTEAIRQRAERCNGSWEDAYFVTLARNYGFGINGEAFEQWAFNVPLQAVGKHRDDLFQIEAIFMGQAGLLDLNAIPERYQREALNEGYFTKLSNEYRYLAHKFSLTPIDASIWRFLRLRPQNFPHIRIAQLANLYYERKAGLSNLLECATVEEVKKLLATHVTAYWETHYLFGAESEKSAKHLSTSSLNLLTINTAIPMLFAVGRHRQKEEYCDRAFDFLEQLKAEQNHIVRMWQECGLEAKSAGDSQALIQLKREYCERRECLRCRFGYEYLKTPIK from the coding sequence ATGGAACAACTGCTGCACTATGTTTGGAAGCACAAAATGTGGCCACTCGCGCCCTTGAGCACTACCGATGGCCGTTCTATAGAAGTGATAGATGTAGGACTGTACAACCGTCGTAACGCTGGTCCCGATTTCTTCAATGCCAAAGTAAAGATTAACGGCACACTATGGGTGGGCAATGTGGAGATACACGACCGCGCCAGCGACTGGTATCTTCACGGACACGACCATGATTCGGCCTACAACAATGTGATTCTGCATGTAGTGGGAGTGGCCGACCGCGATGTTCAGAACTCACGAGGCGAATACCTGCCACAGATGATTCTCGAAGTGCCGGCCCATGTACACGACAATTATGCTCAGCTGCTGCACTCCGACCATTATCCCCCTTGCTACCAGCTCATTCCCAGTCTTACTTCCCTCACGGTGCACGCCTGGATGGCTGCCCTGCAAACCGAACGACTGGAACAGAAGACCGAAGCTATCCGTCAGCGGGCTGAACGCTGCAACGGCTCTTGGGAAGATGCCTATTTCGTAACGCTGGCTCGCAACTACGGTTTCGGCATCAATGGCGAAGCCTTCGAACAGTGGGCTTTCAACGTGCCCCTTCAGGCAGTAGGCAAGCATCGTGACGACCTTTTCCAGATAGAAGCCATCTTCATGGGACAGGCCGGACTGCTGGACCTCAATGCCATTCCCGAGCGCTATCAGAGAGAGGCACTCAACGAAGGCTATTTCACTAAACTGAGCAATGAATACCGCTATCTGGCCCATAAGTTCAGTCTCACGCCCATTGATGCCAGCATCTGGCGATTCCTTCGCCTGCGTCCACAGAACTTTCCCCATATCCGCATTGCCCAACTGGCCAATCTCTACTACGAGCGAAAGGCCGGACTGAGCAATCTGCTGGAATGTGCCACCGTTGAAGAGGTGAAAAAACTGCTCGCTACGCACGTCACCGCCTATTGGGAAACCCACTATCTGTTTGGTGCCGAGAGCGAGAAAAGCGCCAAGCACCTCTCTACCTCATCGCTCAACCTGCTCACCATCAACACGGCCATCCCCATGCTCTTTGCCGTGGGCCGTCATCGGCAGAAAGAGGAATACTGCGACCGGGCATTCGATTTCCTGGAGCAGTTGAAAGCCGAACAGAACCACATTGTGCGCATGTGGCAGGAATGTGGTCTGGAAGCCAAGAGCGCGGGCGACTCTCAGGCACTCATACAACTGAAACGTGAATACTGCGAACGGCGAGAATGTCTGCGCTGCCGCTTTGGATACGAATATCTTAAAACTCCCATAAAATGA
- the dprA gene encoding DNA-processing protein DprA, which translates to MNEQEVYYTIALTRLTGFNFQTALQLYRELGGGQAVYEHRNDIKEVMPDCSDRLAENLKDWSLPLARAAQEMEFIIKHRIRPLLLGDERYPQRLCECEDAPIILYYLGSAELNQKRVINIIGTRHITPYGQDLIRHLVSDLKQMGVQPLVVSGLAYGVDICAHREALEQGMETVGVLAHGLDDLYPARHRDTAKQMVTHGGLLTEYMSETRADKINFVRRNRIVAGMSDATILVESASKGGGLITCGIAQDYNRSVFAFPGAVGAPYSEGCNQLIRNNGAQLITSAADMIEAMGWQTDLQLRQAKQAGIERSLFPDLTAEEQQVVDVLSKTGDLQLNMLSVKSNIPIGQLTALLFSLEMKGVVKPLAGGNYHMLY; encoded by the coding sequence ATGAACGAACAAGAGGTTTACTATACCATTGCCCTAACCCGACTCACAGGCTTCAATTTCCAGACGGCGCTACAACTCTATCGCGAGTTGGGGGGCGGACAGGCTGTCTATGAGCATCGCAACGATATCAAGGAGGTGATGCCCGACTGTTCCGACCGTCTGGCAGAGAACCTGAAAGACTGGTCGCTCCCTTTAGCACGTGCTGCTCAGGAGATGGAGTTCATCATCAAACACCGTATTCGGCCGTTGCTGCTGGGCGATGAACGCTACCCGCAACGACTCTGCGAGTGTGAAGACGCACCCATCATACTTTACTACCTGGGCTCGGCAGAACTGAACCAAAAGCGCGTCATCAATATCATTGGCACACGCCACATCACCCCATACGGACAAGACCTGATACGTCATCTGGTGAGCGATCTGAAGCAGATGGGAGTGCAACCACTCGTTGTCAGCGGACTGGCCTATGGCGTAGATATCTGTGCCCATCGCGAAGCCCTTGAACAGGGAATGGAAACCGTGGGAGTGCTGGCACATGGACTGGACGACCTCTATCCTGCCCGTCACCGCGACACCGCCAAACAGATGGTTACTCACGGTGGACTACTCACTGAGTATATGTCGGAAACACGTGCCGACAAGATCAACTTCGTGCGACGCAACCGCATCGTGGCCGGCATGTCCGATGCCACCATCCTCGTAGAGAGCGCCTCAAAAGGCGGAGGCCTCATCACTTGCGGAATAGCACAAGACTACAACCGTTCGGTGTTTGCCTTCCCCGGAGCAGTAGGAGCTCCCTATAGCGAGGGATGCAACCAGTTGATACGCAACAACGGGGCACAGCTCATCACCTCGGCTGCCGATATGATCGAAGCGATGGGATGGCAGACCGACTTGCAACTGCGACAGGCTAAACAGGCGGGTATAGAGCGGTCGCTGTTTCCTGACCTCACGGCCGAAGAGCAGCAAGTGGTCGATGTGCTTTCGAAAACGGGCGACCTGCAATTGAACATGCTCTCAGTAAAGAGCAATATTCCCATCGGACAACTTACGGCATTACTCTTTAGTCTTGAGATGAAAGGAGTTGTTAAACCGCTGGCCGGCGGCAATTATCACATGCTCTACTAA
- a CDS encoding S46 family peptidase, with amino-acid sequence MKKILLSLSCLFAMGASADEGMWTLYNLPQAVYETMQTEGYQLPYDKLYKADDAIVKAVVNFSGYCSGVVVSPDGLVFTNHHCGFEAIRSHSTVEHDYMLNGFYAKSYEEELPNKNMFVSFMVDQKDVTDEIVTPRFKEMSKADREVFLDSIENAWSKNVKSADSTLRLELKPFYEGNRYYATTYRDFTDLRLVFTIPKSMGKFGGETDNWMWPRQTCDFSVFRIYADPKTNGPAEYSKDNVPYHPEHWARVSMDGYQEGSFAMTMGYPGSTSRYLSSYGIQERYLQNAIRAQVRGVKQEVMKRHMDASEAVRIKYDSKYAQSSNYWKNSIGMNKCIDSIGLIGQKQQFEAQLRTWMDNSGLYKDQLDFNSMQSVYEKRQELMKVYMHFIETFYRTDELSTRARFIHNGAQPEGKGKRARYTFKDNNETFDAATDCEILGTLLKNFREKVTNKEYIPAFYQTIDKKFGGDCQKYADYLYSNSILMKGKPIYLNKKSFKKDLGVQFGLDLTELMGALRTEMEKVSENIDQQEQLLCAAKLRMEEELPHYSDANFTLRLSYGQVKEYNIGGHPSGYYTAAPSLHQKMMQGDKIEDYIVEPEMKTLMADASNKQKANPYRDAKTGQMQLCFLTTNDITGGNSGSPIFDGQNRLIGLAFDGNWDSLSSDIFFDSKLARCIGVDIRYMLFMMDRWGHADRLLKEINAQ; translated from the coding sequence ATGAAAAAAATTCTCTTATCGCTCTCATGCCTCTTCGCCATGGGCGCCAGCGCTGACGAAGGCATGTGGACACTCTACAATTTGCCACAGGCCGTGTATGAAACCATGCAGACTGAAGGCTATCAGCTGCCCTACGACAAACTGTATAAGGCCGACGATGCCATTGTGAAGGCCGTCGTAAACTTCTCTGGCTATTGCTCAGGTGTGGTAGTAAGCCCTGACGGACTGGTATTTACCAATCACCACTGCGGTTTCGAGGCCATCCGTAGCCATTCAACCGTTGAACACGACTATATGCTGAACGGTTTCTATGCCAAGAGCTATGAAGAAGAACTCCCCAACAAGAATATGTTTGTGAGTTTTATGGTTGACCAGAAGGATGTGACCGATGAAATTGTCACTCCACGATTCAAGGAGATGAGCAAGGCCGACCGCGAGGTTTTCCTCGATTCCATCGAGAATGCGTGGTCAAAGAATGTAAAATCGGCCGATTCCACCTTGCGTCTGGAACTGAAGCCTTTCTATGAGGGCAACCGTTATTATGCTACCACCTATCGCGATTTCACCGACCTTCGCCTGGTGTTCACCATTCCAAAGTCTATGGGTAAGTTCGGTGGTGAGACCGACAACTGGATGTGGCCCCGCCAGACCTGCGACTTCTCGGTATTCCGCATCTATGCCGATCCCAAGACAAACGGTCCAGCAGAATATTCAAAGGATAATGTGCCCTATCACCCCGAGCACTGGGCTCGCGTGTCGATGGACGGTTATCAGGAAGGTTCATTCGCCATGACAATGGGCTATCCCGGTTCTACCAGTCGCTATCTGTCCAGCTATGGTATTCAGGAGCGTTATCTTCAGAATGCCATCCGCGCTCAGGTACGTGGTGTGAAACAGGAGGTGATGAAGCGTCACATGGATGCCAGCGAGGCCGTACGCATCAAGTACGACTCAAAGTATGCACAGTCCAGCAACTACTGGAAGAACTCTATCGGTATGAACAAATGTATCGATTCTATCGGTCTGATTGGTCAGAAACAGCAGTTTGAAGCACAGCTGCGCACATGGATGGACAACAGCGGTCTGTACAAGGACCAGTTGGACTTCAACAGTATGCAGTCTGTCTATGAAAAGCGTCAGGAACTGATGAAGGTTTACATGCATTTCATCGAGACTTTTTACCGTACTGACGAACTCTCTACACGCGCGCGTTTTATTCATAATGGTGCACAGCCCGAAGGAAAAGGCAAGCGCGCCCGCTACACCTTCAAGGACAACAACGAGACTTTCGATGCCGCTACCGACTGCGAGATTCTTGGCACCCTGCTGAAGAATTTCCGTGAGAAGGTGACCAACAAGGAGTATATTCCTGCTTTCTATCAGACCATCGACAAGAAATTTGGCGGCGACTGTCAGAAATATGCCGACTACCTGTACAGCAACTCTATCCTGATGAAGGGCAAGCCCATCTATCTGAACAAGAAATCGTTCAAGAAAGACCTGGGCGTACAGTTTGGTCTGGACCTCACCGAACTGATGGGCGCACTGCGCACTGAGATGGAAAAGGTGAGCGAGAATATCGATCAGCAGGAACAACTGCTCTGTGCCGCCAAACTGCGCATGGAAGAAGAACTTCCCCACTATAGCGATGCCAACTTCACCCTGCGCCTGAGCTATGGACAGGTGAAGGAATATAACATCGGCGGTCATCCCTCTGGCTATTATACTGCTGCTCCCAGCCTTCATCAGAAGATGATGCAGGGCGACAAGATAGAAGACTACATCGTTGAGCCCGAGATGAAGACGCTGATGGCCGACGCTTCCAACAAGCAGAAAGCCAATCCCTATCGCGATGCGAAGACCGGACAGATGCAGCTTTGCTTCCTGACCACCAACGATATCACTGGCGGTAACTCAGGCTCACCCATCTTCGACGGACAGAACCGTCTTATCGGTCTGGCTTTCGACGGCAACTGGGACTCACTCTCCAGCGACATCTTCTTCGATTCAAAACTGGCCCGTTGCATCGGTGTTGATATCCGCTACATGCTGTTCATGATGGACCGCTGGGGCCATGCCGACCGCTTGTTGAAAGAAATCAATGCGCAATAA
- a CDS encoding thioesterase family protein — MNYIFETRMEVRDYECDIEGIVNNAQYVHYCEHTRHLFLKECGLSFAEMHEKGVDAVVARMNLQYKVPLRPDDEFISRLNLTKEGIKYVFHQDIYRASDEKLCFRGTIELVCLINGRLGNSEDYDKAFQKFIQ, encoded by the coding sequence ATGAATTATATCTTTGAAACGCGCATGGAAGTGCGCGACTATGAATGCGACATTGAAGGTATTGTCAATAATGCCCAGTATGTTCACTATTGCGAACACACCCGCCATCTGTTCCTGAAAGAATGCGGACTCAGCTTTGCCGAGATGCACGAAAAGGGTGTTGATGCCGTAGTGGCCCGCATGAATCTGCAATACAAAGTTCCCTTGCGTCCCGACGACGAGTTCATCTCGCGACTGAACCTCACCAAGGAAGGCATCAAGTACGTGTTCCATCAGGACATCTACCGCGCCAGCGACGAGAAACTTTGTTTCCGCGGAACAATAGAACTGGTATGCCTCATCAATGGCCGACTGGGCAATAGTGAAGACTACGACAAAGCCTTTCAAAAATTCATTCAATGA
- a CDS encoding LruC domain-containing protein — MFDPEAYNQIINEASAFSDIDPNQNWNLTSSHVSTITANAVDADTVKRVMVLNGNPYTEKNVEILSEKQCAKGQSMLLLYNTPTYMKEVYAALETSDGRWLLRKFAVGQKNVDFSTDVLSYKETPDVTYQTYTYCYEDTYPEPGDNDFNDIVLRIQKLPAQADNEIRLRISLAAIGTLRQVAAAIRLTTFNYDDIESVTTEEGRVFDPNYSLQRVFIEKSDLLLEGLNGEAVLNLFEDAHYAMYPTINKETDGSFVTIRRYYNTSQVVNGTSSIQAAPKSLTYVIKLKSKPVLEFTLEDLDPFIMKDFNSGRWEVHTFNYKAAQILHDQGSSETANSTPMTWALKIPNGSFRYPQEEINIGYYKDGILTGAYMDYGHSFGQWVANHNTSLDWFLYPSTGMVY; from the coding sequence ATGTTTGACCCTGAAGCCTATAATCAGATTATTAATGAGGCTTCGGCCTTTAGTGATATTGATCCTAACCAAAATTGGAATCTCACCTCAAGTCATGTATCTACTATTACGGCCAATGCCGTTGATGCAGATACTGTGAAAAGAGTGATGGTACTGAACGGAAACCCTTATACTGAGAAGAATGTAGAGATTCTCTCAGAGAAGCAGTGTGCCAAGGGTCAGTCCATGCTCTTGCTGTATAATACCCCTACGTATATGAAGGAGGTCTATGCGGCTCTTGAAACTTCCGACGGTCGTTGGTTGTTGAGGAAATTTGCAGTAGGGCAGAAAAATGTTGATTTCTCGACTGATGTGCTGTCGTATAAGGAAACGCCTGATGTGACCTATCAGACCTATACCTACTGCTATGAAGACACCTATCCTGAGCCGGGAGACAACGATTTCAACGATATCGTACTGCGCATTCAGAAACTCCCTGCACAGGCCGATAATGAAATTCGTCTTCGCATCTCTCTTGCGGCTATCGGCACTTTGCGTCAGGTGGCAGCTGCCATACGGTTGACAACTTTCAATTACGATGATATTGAGAGCGTTACCACTGAAGAAGGGCGTGTGTTTGATCCCAACTACAGTCTTCAACGCGTTTTCATTGAAAAGAGCGATTTGCTGCTGGAGGGCCTGAACGGTGAGGCTGTGCTGAATCTTTTCGAGGATGCCCACTATGCCATGTATCCTACTATCAACAAAGAGACGGATGGTAGTTTTGTGACTATTCGCCGTTACTACAACACATCTCAGGTGGTGAATGGCACGTCCTCTATACAGGCTGCTCCGAAATCACTCACTTATGTTATCAAACTCAAGAGCAAGCCTGTGCTCGAGTTCACTCTCGAGGATTTAGACCCCTTCATCATGAAGGACTTCAATTCAGGGCGTTGGGAAGTGCATACCTTCAATTATAAGGCAGCACAGATACTGCATGATCAGGGCTCTTCTGAAACAGCCAACAGCACCCCGATGACTTGGGCTTTGAAAATACCCAACGGCTCGTTCCGCTATCCGCAAGAAGAAATCAACATCGGATATTATAAAGACGGAATCCTTACCGGTGCCTATATGGACTATGGTCATTCCTTCGGTCAGTGGGTAGCCAATCACAACACTTCACTCGATTGGTTCCTCTATCCTTCAACGGGAATGGTCTATTAA